From Amycolatopsis sp. YIM 10, the proteins below share one genomic window:
- a CDS encoding NAD(P)/FAD-dependent oxidoreductase, with product MTRAVVLGGGMAGMLAAAGLARHVDEVIVVEGDALPAEPAPRRGLPQGHHSHLLMAGGAEALDQLLPGTTDRLYAAGAHRRGMPEGMLTLSSAGWYRRHPGDAYVVICSRALTDHVVRRQALDASGNIIVRESAKVVGLAGDADQVTGVRVQVNPAQIETIDADFVVDATGRRSAAPAWLAELGLPEVEEEVVDSGLAYATRMYAAPAGISRDFPAVLIQPLAGTGEPGYGATLYLLEDERWIVTLCGTRGGEPPSDEDGYLRYARNMRHPIIAELVADAQPIGPVRPYRGTINRRRYYERSTMPEGFAVLGDAVAAMNPVYAHGMSVAALGALALHTELDNSGLKPGLAAAVQSAVAGVTDGPWTMACEQDLAFPEVKTNREVTGGPSEEEQRFGQRMAETAVTEALLANALFSAYTLRTSGAEMMTPELQELVERGPVRSPLTAEEAIAQFPELGPLRRPIAAPQP from the coding sequence ATGACAAGAGCGGTAGTGCTCGGTGGTGGCATGGCGGGCATGCTCGCCGCCGCCGGTTTGGCCAGGCACGTGGACGAGGTCATCGTCGTGGAGGGCGACGCGCTCCCCGCCGAGCCGGCTCCCCGGCGTGGCCTGCCCCAGGGGCACCACAGCCACCTGCTGATGGCGGGTGGCGCGGAGGCGCTGGACCAACTGCTCCCCGGCACCACCGACCGCCTCTACGCGGCGGGCGCGCATCGGCGCGGGATGCCGGAGGGCATGCTGACGCTGTCTTCGGCGGGCTGGTACCGGCGGCACCCCGGTGACGCCTACGTGGTCATCTGCAGTCGCGCGCTGACCGATCACGTGGTGCGGCGCCAGGCGCTGGACGCGAGCGGCAACATCATCGTGCGGGAGTCGGCCAAGGTGGTCGGCCTCGCGGGCGACGCCGACCAGGTGACCGGCGTGCGGGTGCAGGTGAATCCGGCGCAGATCGAGACCATCGACGCCGACTTCGTGGTGGACGCGACCGGCCGCCGGTCCGCGGCTCCGGCCTGGCTGGCCGAGCTGGGCCTGCCCGAGGTCGAGGAAGAGGTGGTGGACTCCGGCCTCGCGTACGCCACCCGGATGTACGCGGCACCCGCCGGGATCAGCAGGGACTTCCCCGCGGTGCTGATCCAGCCGCTGGCGGGCACCGGCGAGCCGGGCTACGGCGCCACCCTGTACCTGCTCGAGGACGAGCGCTGGATCGTCACCCTGTGCGGCACGCGCGGTGGCGAGCCACCGTCCGATGAGGACGGTTACCTGCGCTACGCCCGGAACATGCGGCACCCGATCATCGCCGAACTCGTCGCGGACGCTCAGCCGATCGGCCCGGTGCGGCCCTACCGCGGCACGATCAACCGGCGGCGGTACTACGAGCGGTCCACCATGCCGGAGGGCTTCGCGGTGCTCGGGGACGCGGTCGCCGCGATGAACCCGGTCTACGCGCACGGGATGTCCGTGGCCGCGCTCGGCGCGCTCGCACTGCACACCGAACTGGACAACAGCGGCCTGAAGCCCGGACTGGCCGCGGCGGTGCAGTCCGCGGTGGCCGGGGTCACCGACGGCCCGTGGACGATGGCGTGCGAGCAGGACCTCGCCTTCCCGGAGGTCAAGACCAACCGGGAAGTCACCGGCGGGCCGAGCGAAGAGGAGCAGCGGTTCGGGCAGCGGATGGCGGAAACCGCGGTGACCGAGGCGTTGCTGGCCAACGCCCTGTTCAGTGCCTACACCCTGCGGACCTCCGGCGCCGAGATGATGACGCCGGAACTGCAGGAGCTGGTCGAGCGCGGCCCGGTCCGGTCGCCGCTCACCGCGGAGGAGGCGATCGCGCAGTTCCCGGAACTCGGTCCGCTGCGCCGTCCGATCGCCGCACCACAACCGTAG